The window AGTTCAATATTCCAAGCTTTATAATAGTTCAGAAAAATCTCAATTCCTGACAAAAGATACTTATGGCTCTCGATGAAAATTTAGTTGCAGAAATTAAAGATATGATTGATCTGATCTGTATATTTCAGGTCAGAAGTCAATCTCTGATAGACGACTTTGATTTTTTTAGAAATGAACTGAAATTGATTTGTCCTGGACTCAAGCGTCTTGAGCATGAGGCAATGTTTCTGTGTATTGATATGGATGCTCTGCATAAGGAAATTTTGTCTGAATCCAATTCCTTTTATTCAAAAATAATCCTTAACCATGGAAGGCAATTGTCAAAAGTTGACAAGGATTCTACTTTTGATATCTCTAATATCAGGAATTTTATGGAAGAAGATGATTATCAACTTACTCTGGAGCAAATTGAAGAACTGGCATTAGAGTCTAACTCAGATGCCTTAAAGGCAAGGAAAAAACTAAAAGCAGAACGCGGACTGCCATCTCAGAATCATATAGAAATTCATCAAATTTGGCATCAGTCATTCCTTGATGAAACGAAAGAATATGTCAATAGAATCGAAAAAATGCGAGATAACTTTGCTCATCGAAAATGGAAATTTCCCCGTCGCAAGGAAGCATATACGGTTGATTTAGAGAGCATTTCGGAAATTTTGGAATGCACTAATGAGGTTTTAAAGATCTACAAAAATCGATTTCAAGAAATGCTGAGCTATGCCAATTCGGAATCGTATGAATCATCAAGCTATTCGCATGATTCACTATCTAGACTTAAAGAAGCCTATAAATATTTAAAAAAATCTTGATATTAGTTATGCCTTGATCATGAAGTGAGTGAAACTTCAGCCTGTAGGGTGGGCAGTGCCCACCTAATAACTGCTTCATAGCATCTGCGATATGGCGTACCAACCATTTTAGGTAAAGGCTGTATGATCAATTTCAAATCGAGCAGCACTAGCTTCTTCTAAAGAATGGCAATACTCACACAGATAGCTGGCTCGTTCTCGAACCTTTTGCCTAATCTCCTTTGGAATTGACATACCTTAAGAAGACTCAGCGATGATCTTGGCGTTCAGGAGAGTGAAGATGCGATCCAGCTCTAGAATTCCAGCTAATTCAACTGTTTCATCAGGTGTCAGTTGCTCTTCCCGCTGCTTTTCATTAAGACTCTCTAGGCGTTCTTGTAGGAATTCACTAAATTTAAACAAAAGCAAGCCGCGAACTAACTGGACTTGAATTCCAGTATCAATAAAAGATGATGGTTTAATCATGAGTTGAGCATTCATGCTTCCACCTCAAAGTCAATGAAATCAACGCTTGTGAAAAATACTGGTTCCAATCAAAGAAGCTTTGGAAAGCCTAGCATGGGATAAAGGTGCTTTAAAATGCTAGTGGAGCATCAAAATCGTCTGCCATCCAGATTTTGCCCTTCAATAATCCTGCCTTGCGCTTTTTTGTTGGTGCTGGTGTAGCCGCTTCTTGAGTATGCTTCTCTAGCAGAAGTTCGATGTAGTGTAGAACCTCTATTTGCAAAGACTCTGGAAGTTGTTCCAGCTTCTTCAGAAGAGCTGATTGCATCATCAGAGACCATCACACCTTGCTTTAAGTTGACTGGAAACTTTTCCCATAATAGCGCTGAGTTGATTGCCGCCGATCGCTTCAATCGGCAACGGGGTAACGAGCGATCGCCCCTCTATGGTTTGGTCACAACCGGTTCCTTGTGGAAGTTTCTGGAATTTCGGGGTGACCAAGTGACGATCGACTTGCGGGAATATGCGATCGAACCGCTCGATCGGCTCTTTGGCATTCTGGTCAGTTGTGTAGAAGCAAAATCGCAGAACTCGAATTAACCAATCAGCGAGGTCACTAACGGTTGGCCAATTCAGTTCCAAACTGAGTTTTCGGGTCAAATTCCTGGAAAACCGGTAACTGATCAACGCTGCTACAGATTCATCGAGTCGTTGGGGATTAACGGCCCGATCGAGTGTCAAAGGCAGCGCTGGCTGAGCGGCTCGATCGAATCGCTATCGGACTCATGATCAAAAGCAATCGATTTCCCGCCCGATCGACCGCCTGTGGTTGAAACGAGCGTAGTAAGATTGCCTAGGGTCATCGACAAGCCCGTAATGGTTTGGGGTCGATCACTCTAGTCCAGCATTCCGCGCGATCGCGCAAACGCTTATGGTAGCCCTGCAAGATAGTGTCTTCTCGCTTTTCGCAGACGGTAAGCGCCTGGTGCGCGATCTCGAAACCCACGGCGCTTTAGCCTTCTATGCGCCCTTGGAAGGGGGCTACGAAGGTCGCTATATTCGCCGCATCCGAGCCAATGGTTACACCGCCGTGAAGTTGACGGCGCGCGGCTTAGGCGACCCGAATACTTACCTGACCGGGGTGCATGGGGTTCGTCCCGCCCACTTGGGCAAGAGAGACATTCAGACGTACTTTATTCCGCCCATCATTGAAACGCAGCTTACGGGCC is drawn from Limnothrix sp. FACHB-406 and contains these coding sequences:
- a CDS encoding DUF2281 domain-containing protein, which gives rise to MMQSALLKKLEQLPESLQIEVLHYIELLLEKHTQEAATPAPTKKRKAGLLKGKIWMADDFDAPLAF
- a CDS encoding NAD(P)H-quinone oxidoreductase subunit N, with product MVALQDSVFSLFADGKRLVRDLETHGALAFYAPLEGGYEGRYIRRIRANGYTAVKLTARGLGDPNTYLTGVHGVRPAHLGKRDIQTYFIPPIIETQLTGLSPRSKGLLIWILEGFVLSRQEIEFLCALPKLDPRVKVVVEMGGDRALRWMPLKNTPV